From the genome of Populus alba chromosome 10, ASM523922v2, whole genome shotgun sequence, one region includes:
- the LOC118043076 gene encoding uncharacterized protein isoform X2: protein MSPTAGKGKMIDSFGGLNRKRKSRPCGRSESNTYGVVSLASCSWDANESTTSILPPRPIGDDGNYYECVICDYGGELLCCDVCPCTYHLQCLNPPLECTPPGSWQCPNCCNEADPATQLLCIESSKENVSSNNAKQAFSHNLLSSDIKKKLELSSDLPAPVESGSLAHENLPAGSLQSLYDLAEAGDLMERTSKKYVPTKEQLNALNHDGDEKGTETCTRANEIREGADTDPGIQFWSGEKADRLSESEDLIAPRNKNPIEEQGEMMACLGQATNNDICPASDNLNQCDKLLVLRDVMLETTTGHYKSKRNIGGRELQQAWLPEYTEAGKALKEKDAKLRARQKQKLALRNNSTILSPATIEQVPDAWSDVELDSLWVGVRRRGQGNWEAMLRDPSLFFKGKTVEHLTRRWMKERLQIFNLEEYGNPQVDRHQIAGTTSLSSKDQHSSGEVKIDEPTLLLGGISSDSIAIRDLNQIQPKYSTTNKQPLRK, encoded by the exons ATGTCTCCAACAGCTGGAAAAGGTAAGATGATTGACAGTTTTGGGGGCTTGAACCGCAAAAGGAAAAGTCGTCCATGTGGAAGAAGCGAATCAAACACTTACGGGGTTGTTTCTTTAGCTTCATGTTCATGGGATGCAAATGAGAGCACCACTTCCATTTTGCCACCACGCCCAATAGGAGATGATGgg AACTACTATGAGTGTGTGATCTGCGATTATGGTGGTGAATTGCTTTGCTGTGACGTCTGTCCATGCACTTATCACCTCCAGTGCCTTAATCCACCGCTTGAA TGTACCCCCCCTGGAAGTTGGCAATGTCCAAACTGCTGTAACGAGGCTGATCCTGCGACTCAATTGCTATGTATTGAAAGTTCCAAAGAAAATGTCTCATCTAACAATGCAAAGCAGGCCTTCTCTCATAATTTGTTATCTTCAGACATAAAGAAGAAACTAGAGTTGTCATCAGATCTGCCTGCACCTGTAGAGTCAGGATCTCTTGCCCATGAG AATCTTCCTGCTGGTTCATTGCAATCATTATATGATTTAGCTGAGGCTGGGGATCTAATGGAAAGAACATCCAAGAAATATGTTCCTACTAAAGAACAGCTG AATGCTCTCAATCATGATGGTGATGAAAAAGGAACAGAAACTTGTACTAGGGCAAATGAAATAAGAGAAGGAGCGGATACTGATCCAG GCATTCAATTTTGGTCAGGTGAAAAGGCTGACAGGCTTTCTGAAAGTGAAGATCTTATTGCA CCCCGCAACAAAAACCCAATAGAAGAGCAAGGGGAAATGATGGCATGCCTAGGCCAAGcaacaaataatgatatttgtcCAGCAAGTGATAATTTGAATCAGTGTGACAAGCTTTTGGTTCTGAG GGATGTCATGCTGGAAACAACAACGGGTCATTACAAGTCCAAGCGG AATATTGGAGGGAGGGAATTACAGCAGGCATGGCTGCCTGAATATACAGAAGCTGGAAAAGCTctgaaagaaaagga tgCCAAGCTTCGTGCAAGACAGAAACAAAAGCTTGCTCTGAGGAACAATAGTACCATTCTCAGTCCAGCAACCATTGAACAAGTGCCAGATGCTTGGTCGGACGTGGAGCTTGATTCCCTTTGGGTGGGAGTCCGAAGACGTGGGCAGGGAAACTGGGAAGCAATGCTCAGGGACCCATCGCTTTTTTTCAAGGGTAAAACTGTAGAACATTTAACACGAAGGTGGATGAAAGAGAGACTTCAAATCTTCAACCTTGAAGAATATGGAAATCCACAGGTCGACAGGCATCAGATAGCTGGAACTACCTCACTATCATCCAAGGATCAACACTCTTCAGGGGAGGTGAAGATAGATGAACCAACGCTTCTTCTGGGGGGGATTAGTTCGGATTCCATTGCAATCAGGGACTTGAATCAAATTCAGCCGAAGTATTCAACCACAAACAAACAGCCTTTACGAAAATAG
- the LOC118043076 gene encoding uncharacterized protein isoform X1 yields the protein MSPTAGKGKMIDSFGGLNRKRKSRPCGRSESNTYGVVSLASCSWDANESTTSILPPRPIGDDGNYYECVICDYGGELLCCDVCPCTYHLQCLNPPLECTPPGSWQCPNCCNEADPATQLLCIESSKENVSSNNAKQAFSHNLLSSDIKKKLELSSDLPAPVESGSLAHENLPAGSLQSLYDLAEAGDLMERTSKKYVPTKEQLNALNHDGDEKGTETCTRANEIREGADTDPGKSTWVCDSSEMVKGDRADKPVINTSSLLDGSGIQFWSGEKADRLSESEDLIAPRNKNPIEEQGEMMACLGQATNNDICPASDNLNQCDKLLVLRDVMLETTTGHYKSKRNIGGRELQQAWLPEYTEAGKALKEKDAKLRARQKQKLALRNNSTILSPATIEQVPDAWSDVELDSLWVGVRRRGQGNWEAMLRDPSLFFKGKTVEHLTRRWMKERLQIFNLEEYGNPQVDRHQIAGTTSLSSKDQHSSGEVKIDEPTLLLGGISSDSIAIRDLNQIQPKYSTTNKQPLRK from the exons ATGTCTCCAACAGCTGGAAAAGGTAAGATGATTGACAGTTTTGGGGGCTTGAACCGCAAAAGGAAAAGTCGTCCATGTGGAAGAAGCGAATCAAACACTTACGGGGTTGTTTCTTTAGCTTCATGTTCATGGGATGCAAATGAGAGCACCACTTCCATTTTGCCACCACGCCCAATAGGAGATGATGgg AACTACTATGAGTGTGTGATCTGCGATTATGGTGGTGAATTGCTTTGCTGTGACGTCTGTCCATGCACTTATCACCTCCAGTGCCTTAATCCACCGCTTGAA TGTACCCCCCCTGGAAGTTGGCAATGTCCAAACTGCTGTAACGAGGCTGATCCTGCGACTCAATTGCTATGTATTGAAAGTTCCAAAGAAAATGTCTCATCTAACAATGCAAAGCAGGCCTTCTCTCATAATTTGTTATCTTCAGACATAAAGAAGAAACTAGAGTTGTCATCAGATCTGCCTGCACCTGTAGAGTCAGGATCTCTTGCCCATGAG AATCTTCCTGCTGGTTCATTGCAATCATTATATGATTTAGCTGAGGCTGGGGATCTAATGGAAAGAACATCCAAGAAATATGTTCCTACTAAAGAACAGCTG AATGCTCTCAATCATGATGGTGATGAAAAAGGAACAGAAACTTGTACTAGGGCAAATGAAATAAGAGAAGGAGCGGATACTGATCCAGGTAAATCAACATGGGTTTGTGATTCTTCTGAAATGGTGAAAGGAGATCGTGCAGATAAACCTGTTATCAATACTTCAAGTTTGCTTGATGGCTCAGGCATTCAATTTTGGTCAGGTGAAAAGGCTGACAGGCTTTCTGAAAGTGAAGATCTTATTGCA CCCCGCAACAAAAACCCAATAGAAGAGCAAGGGGAAATGATGGCATGCCTAGGCCAAGcaacaaataatgatatttgtcCAGCAAGTGATAATTTGAATCAGTGTGACAAGCTTTTGGTTCTGAG GGATGTCATGCTGGAAACAACAACGGGTCATTACAAGTCCAAGCGG AATATTGGAGGGAGGGAATTACAGCAGGCATGGCTGCCTGAATATACAGAAGCTGGAAAAGCTctgaaagaaaagga tgCCAAGCTTCGTGCAAGACAGAAACAAAAGCTTGCTCTGAGGAACAATAGTACCATTCTCAGTCCAGCAACCATTGAACAAGTGCCAGATGCTTGGTCGGACGTGGAGCTTGATTCCCTTTGGGTGGGAGTCCGAAGACGTGGGCAGGGAAACTGGGAAGCAATGCTCAGGGACCCATCGCTTTTTTTCAAGGGTAAAACTGTAGAACATTTAACACGAAGGTGGATGAAAGAGAGACTTCAAATCTTCAACCTTGAAGAATATGGAAATCCACAGGTCGACAGGCATCAGATAGCTGGAACTACCTCACTATCATCCAAGGATCAACACTCTTCAGGGGAGGTGAAGATAGATGAACCAACGCTTCTTCTGGGGGGGATTAGTTCGGATTCCATTGCAATCAGGGACTTGAATCAAATTCAGCCGAAGTATTCAACCACAAACAAACAGCCTTTACGAAAATAG
- the LOC118043076 gene encoding uncharacterized protein isoform X3, translating into MSPTAGKGKMIDSFGGLNRKRKSRPCGRSESNTYGVVSLASCSWDANESTTSILPPRPIGDDGNYYECVICDYGGELLCCDVCPCTYHLQCLNPPLECTPPGSWQCPNCCNEADPATQLLCIESSKENVSSNNAKQAFSHNLLSSDIKKKLELSSDLPAPVESGSLAHENLPAGSLQSLYDLAEAGDLMERTSKKYVPTKEQLNALNHDGDEKGTETCTRANEIREGADTDPGEKADRLSESEDLIAPRNKNPIEEQGEMMACLGQATNNDICPASDNLNQCDKLLVLRDVMLETTTGHYKSKRNIGGRELQQAWLPEYTEAGKALKEKDAKLRARQKQKLALRNNSTILSPATIEQVPDAWSDVELDSLWVGVRRRGQGNWEAMLRDPSLFFKGKTVEHLTRRWMKERLQIFNLEEYGNPQVDRHQIAGTTSLSSKDQHSSGEVKIDEPTLLLGGISSDSIAIRDLNQIQPKYSTTNKQPLRK; encoded by the exons ATGTCTCCAACAGCTGGAAAAGGTAAGATGATTGACAGTTTTGGGGGCTTGAACCGCAAAAGGAAAAGTCGTCCATGTGGAAGAAGCGAATCAAACACTTACGGGGTTGTTTCTTTAGCTTCATGTTCATGGGATGCAAATGAGAGCACCACTTCCATTTTGCCACCACGCCCAATAGGAGATGATGgg AACTACTATGAGTGTGTGATCTGCGATTATGGTGGTGAATTGCTTTGCTGTGACGTCTGTCCATGCACTTATCACCTCCAGTGCCTTAATCCACCGCTTGAA TGTACCCCCCCTGGAAGTTGGCAATGTCCAAACTGCTGTAACGAGGCTGATCCTGCGACTCAATTGCTATGTATTGAAAGTTCCAAAGAAAATGTCTCATCTAACAATGCAAAGCAGGCCTTCTCTCATAATTTGTTATCTTCAGACATAAAGAAGAAACTAGAGTTGTCATCAGATCTGCCTGCACCTGTAGAGTCAGGATCTCTTGCCCATGAG AATCTTCCTGCTGGTTCATTGCAATCATTATATGATTTAGCTGAGGCTGGGGATCTAATGGAAAGAACATCCAAGAAATATGTTCCTACTAAAGAACAGCTG AATGCTCTCAATCATGATGGTGATGAAAAAGGAACAGAAACTTGTACTAGGGCAAATGAAATAAGAGAAGGAGCGGATACTGATCCAG GTGAAAAGGCTGACAGGCTTTCTGAAAGTGAAGATCTTATTGCA CCCCGCAACAAAAACCCAATAGAAGAGCAAGGGGAAATGATGGCATGCCTAGGCCAAGcaacaaataatgatatttgtcCAGCAAGTGATAATTTGAATCAGTGTGACAAGCTTTTGGTTCTGAG GGATGTCATGCTGGAAACAACAACGGGTCATTACAAGTCCAAGCGG AATATTGGAGGGAGGGAATTACAGCAGGCATGGCTGCCTGAATATACAGAAGCTGGAAAAGCTctgaaagaaaagga tgCCAAGCTTCGTGCAAGACAGAAACAAAAGCTTGCTCTGAGGAACAATAGTACCATTCTCAGTCCAGCAACCATTGAACAAGTGCCAGATGCTTGGTCGGACGTGGAGCTTGATTCCCTTTGGGTGGGAGTCCGAAGACGTGGGCAGGGAAACTGGGAAGCAATGCTCAGGGACCCATCGCTTTTTTTCAAGGGTAAAACTGTAGAACATTTAACACGAAGGTGGATGAAAGAGAGACTTCAAATCTTCAACCTTGAAGAATATGGAAATCCACAGGTCGACAGGCATCAGATAGCTGGAACTACCTCACTATCATCCAAGGATCAACACTCTTCAGGGGAGGTGAAGATAGATGAACCAACGCTTCTTCTGGGGGGGATTAGTTCGGATTCCATTGCAATCAGGGACTTGAATCAAATTCAGCCGAAGTATTCAACCACAAACAAACAGCCTTTACGAAAATAG